In Methanobrevibacter olleyae, the following are encoded in one genomic region:
- a CDS encoding DUF998 domain-containing protein produces MKSKIAGIVFILGSLYYMIAEAISVFAFNDTVINSYLFHTISELGIPGLNSPLFYLMNSAFIAVGLTLLFANFYKFKNFIIKDKTIFYILTLITSIGVIIVALIHGGNPLTASYHSLGAVMAILGGNILLILISRVMDKFETYQKISLILGIIGLMAFLVMFFNMGSIYMPIFERLSVYTLILWSFISGVCLLKNNSIE; encoded by the coding sequence ATGAAATCTAAAATTGCAGGGATTGTTTTTATTTTAGGTAGTTTATACTACATGATAGCTGAAGCTATTAGCGTATTTGCTTTTAATGATACAGTTATTAATAGCTATCTTTTTCATACAATTTCTGAACTTGGGATTCCTGGATTAAATTCACCATTATTTTATTTAATGAATTCTGCATTCATTGCAGTCGGATTAACTTTACTATTTGCTAATTTCTATAAGTTTAAAAACTTCATTATTAAAGATAAAACTATTTTTTATATTCTAACACTGATAACTTCAATAGGAGTGATAATTGTAGCTTTAATACATGGAGGTAATCCTTTAACAGCAAGTTACCATAGTTTAGGTGCTGTAATGGCAATTCTTGGTGGAAATATATTGCTTATTCTTATTTCAAGAGTTATGGATAAATTTGAGACTTATCAAAAGATAAGTTTAATCTTAGGGATTATTGGTTTAATGGCATTTTTGGTGATGTTTTTCAATATGGGAAGTATTTACATGCCAATATTTGAAAGATTGTCTGTTTATACTTTGATTCTATGGAGTTTTATTAGCGGTGTTTGTTTATTAAAAAATAATTCAATTGAATAA
- a CDS encoding GNAT family N-acetyltransferase: MKYIKKVEGENVYLSLSIKEDLELYTKWLNDPKLNLSFGKSHDALTLQRQEAYINDYNDSDDKFFFVIVSKKTKEAIGIGILYDISYVHGKSTMGILIDEKYQSKGYGKEASKLLLEFAFNILNLNNMMLYAIEFNEKAIEMYKSIGFKVIGKRRNAYPINNQTYDEIYLDILKEEYNALK; encoded by the coding sequence ATGAAATATATTAAAAAAGTAGAAGGAGAGAATGTTTACTTAAGTTTAAGCATTAAAGAAGATCTTGAACTTTATACTAAATGGTTAAATGACCCTAAATTAAATTTAAGCTTTGGAAAAAGCCATGATGCTTTGACTCTTCAAAGGCAAGAAGCATATATCAATGACTATAATGATAGTGATGACAAGTTCTTTTTTGTAATAGTATCTAAGAAAACAAAAGAAGCAATTGGAATCGGCATTCTTTATGATATCTCATATGTTCATGGAAAATCAACTATGGGGATTCTTATAGATGAAAAATACCAATCAAAAGGATATGGAAAGGAAGCATCTAAACTTCTTCTTGAATTTGCATTCAATATACTGAATTTAAATAATATGATGTTATATGCAATAGAATTTAATGAAAAAGCTATTGAAATGTATAAAAGCATTGGATTTAAAGTGATTGGAAAGAGAAGAAATGCATATCCAATAAATAATCAAACATACGATGAAATTTATTTAGATATTCTAAAGGAAGAGTACAATGCTTTAAAATAA
- a CDS encoding DUF2156 domain-containing protein, which produces MIEFKKIELEDKEIINKYFFKTKFNNAEKNFSNLFMWRHTYEYEYIELDGCLCIRGKTRDTKETFYHFPYGNCKEQLIEKILEKIALSEKLNENNEDDKLNKENKNENKYNKLLIKPVLPEMKECLEKQVNIEKFEIVEDRNSFDYIYTTTKLIELKGKKFRTKRRWVKKFIENYNYTYENITKENLKEAKEFTLNIIKDSNNDKDELMAMTEMFDNLFALNITGCIIRVDGEIVGVSAGEAITDDTILIHCERANRDYEGIYNFINQEFIKREWSDYKYVNREEDLGIEGLRYAKMKYQPDNLLTKYIAVLKEDKCLSFD; this is translated from the coding sequence ATGATAGAATTTAAGAAAATAGAACTTGAAGATAAGGAGATTATAAACAAGTACTTCTTTAAAACTAAGTTCAATAATGCAGAAAAGAATTTTTCTAACCTATTCATGTGGAGGCATACCTACGAATATGAATATATAGAGCTAGATGGATGTCTCTGTATCAGAGGAAAAACAAGAGATACCAAAGAAACATTTTATCACTTCCCTTATGGGAACTGCAAAGAACAATTAATTGAGAAAATATTAGAAAAGATAGCTCTTAGTGAAAAATTAAATGAAAATAATGAAGATGATAAATTAAATAAAGAAAATAAGAATGAAAATAAATATAATAAACTTTTAATAAAGCCGGTTTTACCTGAAATGAAAGAATGTCTGGAAAAGCAAGTTAATATCGAAAAATTTGAAATTGTAGAAGATAGAAATTCATTTGATTATATCTACACAACTACAAAACTAATTGAGCTTAAAGGTAAAAAATTTAGAACTAAACGTAGATGGGTTAAGAAGTTTATAGAAAATTACAATTATACTTATGAAAACATTACAAAAGAAAACCTCAAAGAAGCTAAGGAATTCACCTTAAACATTATAAAAGATTCAAATAATGATAAAGATGAGCTAATGGCTATGACTGAAATGTTTGATAATCTATTTGCACTTAATATAACTGGATGTATTATAAGGGTGGATGGTGAAATAGTAGGGGTTTCAGCAGGAGAAGCTATTACTGATGATACAATACTTATCCATTGTGAAAGAGCAAATAGGGATTATGAAGGTATTTATAACTTTATAAACCAGGAATTCATTAAAAGAGAATGGTCCGATTATAAATATGTTAATAGGGAAGAAGATCTAGGTATTGAAGGATTAAGATATGCAAAAATGAAATACCAGCCAGACAATCTTTTAACAAAATATATAGCTGTTTTAAAAGAAGATAAATGTTTGAGTTTCGATTAA
- a CDS encoding TMEM175 family protein, with product MNTNRFETFFDAVLAIIITVLVLKLAQPIAPTFEAILLLNTNFITYAICFLVIFILWYDNHNLFQVVDEIDNKVLVIYAIQIFAITLLPYFSTWVVLDTNSVVAETMFGIDFIIISISYILSIYAVFRANPYNCGLCEANFRSVYKYIPLLISILGFLITYTVFTPGIYVCVLVSSVFWLFFARLQRPDKGTTDRFEAFVDAIIAIIITILVIEIPMLTNGSWEAFLDIKLDFIVYAVSFLVCFNFWNYGNNIFHIVNKVNSKVIWSTGVSLFFLSLIPYLTTFVGLNPNSFVPCFLYGLDFIVVAILLIITSNALKSSDEANIALQLTLDNNKPFMVTIVLVLIGMVIGYFAYPLAIVIACLASIITLWIISYSTKNR from the coding sequence ATGAATACAAACCGATTTGAAACATTTTTTGATGCAGTTTTAGCAATCATCATTACAGTTTTAGTTTTAAAATTAGCACAGCCTATTGCCCCTACATTTGAGGCTATTCTATTATTGAATACTAACTTTATTACATATGCTATCTGCTTTTTAGTTATTTTTATTCTTTGGTATGATAATCATAATTTATTTCAAGTGGTAGATGAGATAGATAATAAGGTATTAGTCATATATGCTATTCAAATATTTGCAATAACTCTCCTACCTTACTTTTCAACATGGGTGGTTTTAGATACAAATTCTGTTGTAGCAGAGACAATGTTTGGAATTGACTTTATTATAATATCTATTTCATACATCCTCTCTATATATGCCGTTTTTAGAGCAAATCCATATAACTGCGGCTTATGTGAGGCAAACTTTAGAAGTGTTTATAAGTATATTCCATTGTTAATTAGCATTTTGGGATTTTTAATTACTTATACTGTTTTCACTCCTGGAATCTATGTATGTGTTTTAGTTTCATCAGTATTTTGGCTTTTCTTTGCAAGACTTCAAAGGCCAGATAAAGGTACAACCGATAGGTTCGAGGCATTCGTTGATGCAATCATTGCCATTATAATTACAATACTTGTTATCGAGATTCCAATGCTAACAAATGGATCTTGGGAGGCATTTTTAGATATAAAATTAGATTTCATAGTTTATGCAGTAAGTTTCCTTGTATGCTTTAACTTCTGGAATTATGGTAATAATATTTTTCACATTGTAAATAAGGTAAATTCTAAAGTAATTTGGTCAACTGGGGTATCATTGTTTTTCTTATCATTGATTCCTTATTTAACCACCTTTGTTGGTTTAAATCCTAATTCATTTGTTCCTTGTTTTTTATATGGCCTGGATTTTATTGTTGTAGCTATCTTGTTAATCATCACTTCCAATGCCTTAAAAAGTTCGGATGAAGCGAATATTGCATTACAATTAACATTAGATAATAATAAACCCTTTATGGTAACAATAGTATTGGTATTAATCGGTATGGTCATTGGCTATTTTGCCTATCCATTAGCTATTGTTATTGCATGCTTAGCTTCAATAATTACATTGTGGATAATTTCTTATTCAACTAAAAACAGATAA
- the fbp gene encoding fructose-1,6-bisphosphate aldolase/phosphatase encodes MKTTVSVIKADIGSVSGHCVSHPALMEKCDEVLAGALETGILEDYYITRCGDDIDLIMTHRNGELNEEVHRTAYDAFIQATEIARDLKLYGAGQDLLSDTFSGNVKGMGPGCAEMEFKERPSDPVIVYCMDKTEPGAFNLPIFKIFADPFNTAGLVIDPSLHEGFSFEVFDVMEHKKVVLDCPEEMYDLLALIGSTGRYVIKRVFKKNGEIAAAVSTDKLNLLAGEYVGKDDPVAIVRAQSGFPANGECVEPFAFPHMVSGWMRGSHNGPMMPTSQEEANPIRFDGPPRVVGLGFQVTDAKLVGPVDLFDDPAFDETRRQSANLASYIRRHGPFEPHRLPSEEMEYTSLPGVMEKLEPRFEDMDEE; translated from the coding sequence GTGAAAACTACTGTTAGCGTAATCAAAGCGGATATCGGAAGTGTTTCTGGACACTGTGTATCTCATCCAGCATTAATGGAAAAATGTGATGAAGTATTGGCAGGTGCTTTAGAAACTGGAATTCTTGAAGATTATTATATAACTCGTTGTGGGGATGACATTGATTTAATCATGACTCACAGAAACGGCGAACTAAACGAAGAGGTTCACAGAACTGCATATGATGCTTTCATTCAAGCAACTGAAATTGCAAGGGATTTAAAATTATATGGTGCAGGTCAAGACTTATTATCTGACACTTTCTCTGGAAATGTTAAGGGTATGGGTCCAGGTTGTGCAGAAATGGAGTTTAAGGAAAGGCCAAGTGACCCTGTAATTGTCTACTGTATGGATAAAACCGAACCAGGCGCATTTAACTTACCGATCTTTAAAATCTTTGCAGATCCATTTAACACTGCAGGGCTTGTAATCGATCCAAGCTTACATGAAGGATTCAGCTTTGAAGTTTTTGATGTAATGGAACACAAAAAAGTTGTTTTAGATTGTCCTGAAGAAATGTATGATTTACTTGCATTGATTGGTTCAACTGGCAGATATGTAATTAAAAGAGTATTTAAGAAAAACGGTGAAATTGCAGCTGCAGTAAGTACTGATAAGTTAAATCTATTAGCTGGTGAATATGTAGGTAAAGATGATCCGGTAGCTATTGTAAGGGCTCAATCTGGTTTTCCAGCTAATGGTGAATGTGTAGAACCATTTGCATTCCCACACATGGTAAGTGGATGGATGAGAGGTTCCCACAATGGTCCTATGATGCCAACTAGTCAGGAAGAAGCTAATCCAATCAGATTTGATGGACCTCCTAGAGTTGTTGGTTTAGGTTTCCAAGTTACAGATGCTAAATTAGTTGGCCCTGTAGACTTATTTGATGATCCTGCATTTGATGAAACTAGAAGACAATCTGCAAACCTTGCTTCTTACATCAGAAGACATGGTCCATTTGAACCACACAGATTACCATCTGAGGAAATGGAATACACTTCATTACCTGGTGTAATGGAAAAACTAGAACCTAGATTTGAAGACATGGATGAAGAATAG
- a CDS encoding GNAT family N-acetyltransferase, whose translation MILKTKRLILRPWIESDAESLYHFAKNPKIGPIAGWPVHKSVEDSLEIIKTVLSKKETYAITINNKAIGSIGLLFYPDTNHHWEGEGAELGYWIGEEYWGQGLAVEASNRLIKHAFEDLNINKIYAGFRYDNHQSKRVLEKLGFRYYRDLKNIDFSGKEIYEVAMVLEKNK comes from the coding sequence ATGATTTTAAAAACAAAAAGACTAATTCTAAGACCATGGATAGAAAGTGATGCAGAATCTTTATATCATTTTGCAAAAAATCCTAAAATTGGACCTATAGCCGGTTGGCCAGTACATAAAAGTGTTGAAGACAGTTTAGAAATTATAAAAACTGTTCTTTCTAAAAAAGAAACCTATGCAATTACAATAAATAACAAAGCAATAGGCAGTATAGGATTATTGTTTTATCCTGATACTAATCATCATTGGGAAGGCGAAGGTGCTGAATTAGGTTATTGGATTGGAGAAGAATATTGGGGTCAAGGATTAGCTGTAGAAGCCTCAAATAGATTAATAAAACATGCCTTTGAAGATTTAAATATAAATAAAATTTATGCTGGTTTTAGATATGACAATCACCAATCCAAAAGAGTTTTAGAGAAATTAGGATTTAGGTATTATCGTGATTTAAAAAATATAGATTTTTCTGGAAAAGAAATCTATGAAGTAGCTATGGTTTTAGAAAAAAATAAGTAA
- a CDS encoding DUF357 domain-containing protein: MKDLESEEKIRIDIRKLERNLKEVEEIKFEAKEKEVYDRAIDYWNDSKYYLEKKDLRTAFGCIEYSHGLLDALRMIHGLI, translated from the coding sequence ATGAAAGACTTAGAAAGTGAAGAGAAAATCAGAATTGATATTAGAAAACTTGAGAGAAATTTAAAAGAAGTTGAAGAGATTAAGTTTGAAGCTAAAGAGAAAGAAGTTTATGATAGGGCAATTGATTATTGGAATGATTCAAAATATTACCTAGAGAAAAAAGATCTAAGAACTGCCTTTGGTTGCATTGAATATAGCCACGGCTTACTGGATGCACTAAGAATGATTCATGGATTAATTTAA
- the pgsA gene encoding archaetidylinositol phosphate synthase, with translation MLNNLRPLLTKILEPLASRLNMNPNIFTIISPFIAIISAYFFAGGDLLVGALFILLSGFLDVVDGAVARYHNRASPFGAFLDSTMDRFADAIIFIGIIFGGYCHWFVGILAIHSSITVSYVRARAESQGIECNIGIAERAVRLIILILAAVIASIFNSNIIFTYCIYILVILSYFTVAQRVLHVFKSLNSQAVQRRRL, from the coding sequence ATGCTTAATAATTTACGACCTTTACTTACAAAAATTTTAGAACCTTTAGCTAGTCGATTGAATATGAATCCAAATATTTTTACAATTATCTCTCCTTTTATTGCAATAATATCTGCATATTTCTTTGCAGGAGGAGACTTGCTTGTTGGAGCTTTATTTATATTGTTGAGCGGATTTTTAGATGTTGTTGATGGAGCTGTAGCAAGATATCACAATAGAGCAAGCCCATTTGGTGCATTTCTAGATTCCACAATGGATCGTTTTGCAGATGCAATTATTTTCATAGGAATCATATTCGGAGGATACTGCCATTGGTTTGTTGGTATTTTAGCTATTCACTCATCAATTACAGTTAGTTATGTAAGAGCAAGGGCAGAGTCTCAAGGGATAGAATGTAATATAGGAATAGCTGAACGTGCAGTTAGATTGATAATCCTCATATTAGCTGCAGTAATTGCATCAATATTTAATTCAAATATTATATTTACATACTGTATATACATACTTGTGATTCTTTCATATTTTACAGTAGCTCAAAGAGTTTTACATGTATTCAAATCATTAAATAGTCAAGCAGTTCAAAGAAGAAGATTATAA
- a CDS encoding L-threonylcarbamoyladenylate synthase has product MKIFKMSPENPDIDLINEAIDIMANGGIILYPTDTVYGLGADIFNDDAVKRIYTIKKRDPSKPLSVLVQDRSSMELIADLDKNSAEIINKCLPGPFTFILNKKEIVSPYVSPSSKVGVRVPDYKIARLLASLFPITTTSANLTNEKTLSNPQDILKQIGDVVDLVIDVGSLEGNEPSTVIDLTYPKPSLVRNGFISDKIKSIKEDVENLKL; this is encoded by the coding sequence ATGAAAATATTTAAAATGAGTCCTGAAAATCCAGATATAGACTTAATAAATGAAGCTATTGATATAATGGCTAATGGAGGAATCATTCTTTATCCTACAGATACAGTTTATGGATTAGGTGCTGATATTTTCAATGATGATGCAGTTAAAAGGATTTATACAATTAAAAAAAGAGACCCATCAAAACCATTATCTGTTTTAGTTCAAGATAGGTCAAGTATGGAACTGATTGCTGATTTAGATAAAAATTCAGCTGAAATTATTAATAAATGCTTACCTGGTCCATTTACTTTTATTTTAAATAAAAAAGAAATTGTATCTCCTTATGTTAGTCCAAGCTCTAAGGTGGGAGTGAGAGTTCCAGATTATAAAATAGCTAGATTACTTGCAAGCTTGTTTCCAATTACAACTACAAGTGCAAATTTAACTAATGAGAAGACTTTATCAAATCCACAAGATATCTTAAAACAGATTGGGGATGTTGTAGATTTAGTTATCGATGTTGGATCTTTAGAGGGAAATGAACCATCAACTGTTATTGATTTAACATATCCAAAACCATCTTTAGTTAGAAATGGATTTATTTCAGATAAAATTAAATCAATAAAAGAGGATGTCGAGAATCTTAAACTTTAA
- the radB gene encoding DNA repair and recombination protein RadB, translating into MKILSNMQNQEKISTNSPLDELLDGGIDKRTITQIYGPPGVGKTNICLNIAIGVAKRGKKVVYIDTEGGISVDRIRQISGEDFDAVAKNIIVFEPTSFKEQEEDLSLIESWISSNSADVELIILDSAVALFRVEEDKSKSHFLGKQMQILSTLAITYDLAVLVTNQIYASFDEESEEDFSPVGGTIIQYRSKIIIELKREEGTNQRIALLKRHKSKREGLAVHFLITNNGIE; encoded by the coding sequence ATGAAAATATTATCCAATATGCAAAATCAAGAAAAGATATCTACTAATTCTCCTTTAGATGAATTATTAGATGGGGGAATTGATAAAAGAACTATTACACAAATTTATGGTCCTCCGGGTGTAGGTAAAACCAATATTTGTTTAAATATAGCTATTGGTGTTGCTAAAAGAGGAAAAAAAGTAGTTTACATTGATACTGAAGGTGGAATATCAGTTGATAGAATAAGGCAAATATCTGGTGAAGACTTTGATGCTGTTGCAAAAAATATAATAGTGTTTGAACCAACTTCATTTAAAGAGCAAGAAGAGGACTTATCTTTAATTGAATCATGGATATCTTCTAATAGTGCAGATGTAGAATTGATCATACTTGATTCGGCAGTTGCACTATTTAGGGTTGAAGAAGATAAATCCAAATCTCACTTTTTGGGAAAGCAAATGCAAATACTTTCAACACTTGCTATAACTTATGATTTGGCTGTTTTAGTAACAAATCAAATATACGCTTCATTTGATGAAGAAAGTGAGGAAGATTTCAGTCCTGTTGGTGGAACTATCATTCAATATAGAAGTAAGATTATCATTGAATTAAAGCGTGAGGAAGGAACTAATCAAAGAATAGCTCTTTTAAAAAGACATAAATCAAAAAGGGAGGGTTTAGCTGTTCATTTCTTAATTACCAATAATGGAATTGAATGA
- a CDS encoding pyridoxal phosphate-dependent aminotransferase: MIQKKKYAKAAKIIPDGYESANHFFEAVFGDKEMIWMGQNTNELHIGHNEDVHKAMIECIESDEYCKYPPPEGFTELQSLILKDLELEDLSIYINAGATESLYLAMNAVLSKGDNVITPDPGYLIIDNFASRFASEVRAVKIYSEENNYKLTPKLVRENMDENTKVILLIDPLNPLGSSYTEEEIKEFAEIAIENDLFLLHDVTYRDFAQKHTIAAKYAPNNTITTYSFSKIFGMAGLRLGAVISSKEFIDVVKSIIINDVGTSIVAQAAALAALKSKDQWAERVKETTFENQKIIKEAVDKCEGVFLPVYPSSANMMVIDLSGAGIDPEDMSSYLIEKKVFTRQGSYTSNTFGDRYLRVSYSIDPEKVKVFAREFVLAVEALRTK, encoded by the coding sequence ATGATCCAAAAGAAAAAGTATGCAAAAGCAGCTAAAATTATTCCAGATGGCTATGAATCTGCAAACCATTTTTTTGAAGCTGTTTTTGGTGATAAAGAAATGATTTGGATGGGTCAAAATACAAATGAATTACATATTGGTCACAATGAAGATGTTCATAAAGCGATGATTGAATGTATTGAAAGTGATGAATACTGTAAGTACCCACCTCCAGAAGGATTTACAGAACTGCAATCTCTGATTTTAAAGGATTTAGAATTAGAAGATTTAAGTATATATATTAATGCAGGTGCAACTGAATCATTATACCTTGCCATGAATGCTGTTTTATCTAAAGGAGATAATGTAATAACTCCAGATCCGGGATATCTTATTATTGATAATTTTGCAAGTAGATTTGCTTCTGAAGTAAGGGCAGTGAAAATTTATAGTGAAGAAAACAACTATAAATTAACTCCTAAACTTGTACGTGAAAACATGGATGAAAATACTAAAGTTATTCTTTTAATTGATCCATTAAACCCACTTGGAAGTTCTTACACTGAAGAAGAAATTAAGGAATTTGCAGAAATCGCTATAGAAAATGACTTATTCCTATTACATGATGTAACTTATAGGGACTTTGCTCAAAAGCATACTATTGCTGCTAAATATGCTCCAAATAATACTATAACCACTTATAGCTTCTCTAAAATATTTGGTATGGCAGGCTTAAGATTAGGTGCTGTTATATCCTCAAAAGAGTTTATTGATGTTGTAAAAAGCATTATTATAAATGATGTAGGTACCAGTATAGTTGCACAAGCTGCTGCATTAGCTGCTTTAAAATCTAAAGACCAATGGGCTGAAAGGGTTAAGGAAACTACATTTGAAAACCAAAAAATCATTAAAGAAGCGGTTGATAAATGTGAAGGTGTTTTCTTGCCAGTTTATCCATCAAGTGCAAACATGATGGTTATTGATTTATCTGGTGCAGGAATTGACCCTGAAGATATGTCTTCATACTTAATTGAGAAAAAGGTATTTACAAGGCAAGGCTCTTATACAAGTAATACTTTTGGAGACAGATATTTGAGGGTAAGCTATTCAATTGACCCTGAAAAGGTAAAAGTATTTGCTCGTGAATTTGTATTAGCTGTTGAAGCTTTAAGAACTAAATGA
- a CDS encoding ribosome biogenesis/translation initiation ATPase RLI, giving the protein MSRISILDKDKCQPKKCNYVCMHYCPGVRMEEDTIVIDEKTKKPLISEELCSGCGICTNRCPFGAVSVINLPEALDEPVHRYGQNSFELFGLPSLKEGTVLGLLGQNGIGKSTIMRILSGELIPNLGNYEEEASWDKVIDYYKGSTLQNYFKSLEAGEIKTIHKPQMVDQLSKVIKGNVKTLLSNVDERAKLGEIVDDLDLKNVLERDMQNLSGGELQRVAIAATVLREGDFYYFDEPTSWLDVRQRLNAVKVIRSLAEAGKSVLVIEHDLATLDAMSDNVHLLYGEPGGYGVVSGNKGVRVGINAYINGFLQEENVRIRKQAIEFSIRPPTPEEDGEVLSEYSKLRKEYDGFTLEAEAGKIYHDEIVTAFGSNGIGKTTFAKILAGVEKASEGDIIEKVDIAYKPQYIESDFDGTAQEFLYANAPNYGSNIFNSEIAKPLALDNLLDKKIKKLSGGELQRLALAVTLSKDADIYLFDEPTAFLDVEQRLIAARVIRKIVESRNAASLIVDHDIVFIDYISDRAMVFSGEPGLNGIASKPSDLRTSMNQFLGDLDITFRRDKETKRPRVNKYDSYLDREQKEQGEYYYLKD; this is encoded by the coding sequence ATGAGTAGAATTTCTATTTTAGACAAGGACAAGTGTCAGCCTAAAAAATGTAACTATGTATGTATGCACTATTGTCCTGGTGTGCGTATGGAAGAAGATACAATTGTAATCGATGAAAAGACTAAAAAGCCACTTATCTCAGAAGAGTTATGTTCTGGATGTGGTATTTGTACCAACAGATGCCCATTTGGTGCAGTTAGTGTTATTAACTTACCAGAAGCTCTTGATGAGCCGGTTCACAGATATGGGCAAAACAGTTTTGAATTATTTGGCCTGCCAAGCTTAAAAGAAGGAACTGTCTTAGGTCTGCTTGGGCAGAATGGTATTGGTAAATCCACCATTATGAGAATATTATCTGGAGAATTGATTCCGAACTTAGGAAACTATGAAGAAGAAGCTTCTTGGGATAAAGTAATTGATTACTATAAAGGCTCAACATTGCAGAATTACTTTAAATCACTAGAAGCTGGTGAAATAAAAACCATCCATAAACCACAAATGGTAGATCAACTTTCAAAGGTCATAAAGGGTAATGTAAAAACCTTACTTTCAAATGTTGATGAAAGAGCTAAATTAGGTGAAATAGTAGATGACCTTGACTTAAAAAATGTGCTTGAAAGAGATATGCAAAATTTAAGTGGTGGGGAACTTCAAAGAGTAGCTATTGCCGCTACAGTTCTTCGTGAAGGTGATTTCTACTACTTCGATGAACCAACATCTTGGTTAGATGTACGCCAAAGACTTAATGCTGTAAAAGTAATCCGTTCTCTTGCTGAAGCAGGTAAATCTGTACTTGTAATTGAGCATGACTTAGCTACCTTAGATGCTATGAGCGATAATGTTCATTTATTGTATGGTGAGCCTGGAGGATACGGTGTGGTATCTGGTAATAAAGGTGTAAGAGTAGGAATAAATGCATACATTAACGGCTTCTTACAGGAAGAAAATGTTAGAATTAGAAAGCAAGCCATTGAATTCAGTATCCGTCCACCTACACCTGAAGAGGATGGTGAAGTTTTAAGTGAATATAGCAAGCTTAGAAAGGAATATGATGGATTTACATTAGAAGCAGAAGCAGGAAAAATCTATCATGATGAAATTGTTACAGCATTCGGTTCAAATGGTATTGGAAAAACAACCTTTGCTAAAATATTAGCCGGAGTTGAAAAAGCAAGTGAAGGAGACATTATAGAAAAGGTAGATATTGCATACAAACCACAGTACATTGAATCTGACTTTGATGGAACTGCACAAGAGTTCTTATATGCAAATGCCCCTAACTATGGCTCTAATATCTTTAATAGTGAAATAGCTAAGCCACTTGCCTTAGATAATTTACTTGATAAAAAGATTAAAAAATTAAGCGGAGGGGAGCTTCAAAGGCTAGCACTTGCTGTTACATTATCAAAAGATGCAGACATTTATCTTTTCGACGAACCTACTGCATTTTTAGATGTGGAACAAAGATTAATAGCAGCTCGTGTTATTAGAAAAATAGTTGAAAGTAGAAATGCCGCATCTTTAATTGTAGATCACGATATTGTGTTTATTGATTATATTTCAGATAGAGCCATGGTATTTAGTGGAGAACCTGGATTAAATGGTATCGCTTCTAAACCCTCAGATTTAAGAACTTCTATGAATCAATTCCTAGGAGATCTAGATATTACATTTAGAAGAGATAAAGAAACTAAACGCCCAAGAGTGAATAAATATGATTCTTACCTTGATAGGGAACAAAAAGAACAAGGTGAGTATTACTACTTAAAAGACTAG
- the pth2 gene encoding aminoacyl-tRNA hydrolase translates to MKQVMIIRTDLKMGKGKMAAQCCHAAIGAYKRADKDKIRKWENEAYAKVVLKVPSLECLLEIRNMAQAKGIAYYLVTDAGRTQIPESTITVLGLGPDEDDVLEEITGELKLL, encoded by the coding sequence ATGAAACAGGTAATGATTATAAGAACAGACTTAAAGATGGGCAAAGGTAAAATGGCTGCTCAATGTTGCCATGCAGCTATAGGTGCTTATAAAAGAGCTGATAAAGATAAGATAAGAAAATGGGAAAATGAAGCTTATGCAAAAGTGGTTTTAAAAGTACCTTCCTTAGAATGTCTCTTAGAAATTAGAAATATGGCTCAAGCTAAAGGGATTGCCTATTATTTAGTTACAGATGCTGGAAGAACTCAAATTCCAGAATCAACCATAACTGTTTTAGGATTAGGTCCTGATGAAGATGATGTTTTAGAGGAAATTACTGGTGAATTAAAGCTATTATAA